From the Papaver somniferum cultivar HN1 chromosome 2, ASM357369v1, whole genome shotgun sequence genome, the window CTATTGACAGTTTTTCAGTGTCAGACCACAGTGGTTTCAACTATGTAACATTTAATTGCCTCACCAAGTACATAAAAACTACTTCAGACATATGGAACTATGAGAATCAAATAAATGTTTTTAAGCACCAATTTAGTCTGTAGAGAGTAGTCCTTTTGTTCTGGGCTGGACTTTCTGCCATCTTCTCTGTTGAGCCGGCACCTCCTACATCCACACCTCAATCAACCACAGGTCTGCTGTCAAGAGCTTCTCTGACTTCAAGTAGCTCAGGACAATAGCGCTTGGCGAGCACTTCTACTTGTTCTGCGAAGGAAAGCAGTCCATGTATACCAATGTGATTTACCATCTGTCTCCAACGTTTAAGAGTTATATCTCCAGGCCTGCAACCAACACATCAAACAGAATTAGAAGAGATAAGTTCTTCAAAAATGGTTAAGTTTTCCCATGAGTAATGTGGACTTTTCAAACAAGGTATTGACTTTCAATTTGAAAGGTGAAATTTAGCTATTTATTAGaataacagtttttttttttatttgttttcatgTTTTACAAAAGTAAAACAATTTATAAGCTATACCAACATTAAAAAATGGTTTCAAGAAATCATACGAATTGAACATAAAACAAAGTATCCAATAAAGTGCTTGAGGCATCAGCTTCAGTCGACTCGCTTACCTATGCTCCAGAAGATTATCCCAGTCAACATCTTCAACACAGCAAGCATCCAGCCTAAGAAGTCTGCAATTCCAGTAATTTGATATTTGGATTACACTTATATGAGCTTCAATCATAAGAGACAGTTGCTAAATTAAGTTtttgtttacaaaaaaaaataatgatgGATTCAACAACACTTTTTTATgcagcattttttttttgtttcctactCCCTCCATTTCAAAAAATTAGGCTTGAAACGGGGGTAATAGTATTTTGAAATGATAGGAACAGATTTCCTTTTTTTCCTCTTAAGATAAGATGTTTTTCATCATATGACAGGTTACACAATAAGATTAGAAAATAGATGCCATGAAACCAGACATTACTATTTTACTGCAACAAAATTAGATAGCCAAAGACAAGTTCCTTACTCATCCAGCAACCAATAATCGTCTACGTCGgcccatttttcttctttcaccATGGATGATGATAATTGTTTATACCTGAAATGGAGAATGATTCAATCATCAAGAAACGAGAGACGATTCACAAATCAAATTACCGAGTACTATGGGGTTAAACTACACATAAATCTGCATTAACCATCCTTAAAAGCAAAGCTTACTGGTCAAGGAGTTCGAATACATTGCAGACCCACCAGGAAATAAAATACTTCAGCGTTTAAACTTCTAGTTTTATTAATTTCAGGAAGTGGAAAGTGATTCACATTTACACGATCTATATACTTTGGCCAGAACTCACTGAAAAATCTGAAGCTCATGTTATGTTAAAGATTCTGATAAATGTCCAAACTGATGAAAGGAGAGAGTAAGATAGCATATAAAATATGAATAGCTTGTGTACAAAGGCTCCCAAGAGTGACTTGATCTCTAATACTGAGATGCTGCCTGGTGGGGATGTGGATGATATGAATCCTGCATCTAAGTTATCTTAGATTCCTTTCTCTTAGACTATGCTTCAATACTGAATGGTCGTTCAACTTTGAATCAAAACATCGGTAATGAAAGCAGTTCACAAAAACGATGACCATCTTCGAGAAGTTACGGTATAAAACAACGAATTCAAAGTTGAATTAATAACATTGTTAAAACGTACCATTTGGTACAGCAATCCATATCTGTCCGGGTAGCTAAACTCTTACTAATTGCTTTCCAACCGATATTGTCACGTATCTGCGCAAAGACTTGAGAAACTTAAAAATAGATAATATGTACCTTCGCTAAAACTTGAAAATTAGATGAATTGCCACTCAATTACTACTTAAGCTTTCCAACTCATCTCATACTAACCATGCCATGCTTTAATTTCTTTTCCTCGCACACATGCATTCGCAAATCCATGTTTACTAAATTAAACAAGGACTGATACTCCTCTTGAGTCCACTTACCTGTTTCGATGGAAAAAAAACGCAATCATTATCTAAGTTATTTCTTAATGGCTGAAGTTtcaatttccaactaaacaactGCATGTTAAAAAATCACAATCAGAAACAAAAGCTAATCCACTTGAAACTAACAAACTCAACCTTCATCCCTTAAAAATGGAGTGACTGCATACTGCTCGTGTTCACAGTAAATAGACCTCAGGAAAGAAGAGGCAACTCATACAAATTTTTTACTTGAAACTGAGCTGTGAACAGAAATATACACTGATATATGTTTCATAAACTCAAAGTTCGATGACACAAACGTTCTCGCTTTATGGTTATCAAGGTAGACATAATACAATCTAATTATATTTTTCTAATTAGAATTCAAGATAAGCAAGCCGACAacagaaaagaaaatatggaaaaagagAAAGCAGTTTACCCTTTCTAAGACCCGTACGATATATCCGACGCCATATATCCTTAACATGATATCGATTCTTTCCAAGGACTTCGGCCATCGTTTTCCAGTCTGGTCCATGCTTTTCATAATACctaaagtttaagattgtggcaTATGCTTAGAATGTACCAAAAAAATCCGAAGTAGAGAACAAAACTTATATTCACTCAAGCATACTGCACGTGTAGAAAGCAACAAACGCCAACATTACGAAACATACTTTAAGACAAACGCTTTTTCATCCTCAGTCCACTTCCGTGATTCATCCCTCGTAAACAAAGTATGTGCTCTCTGATATACTGCTTCGGTAGGCCTATACGGTATGGAAGCGCCTGAAAGTTTCAAATACCTCTTCAAATTATATAATTTCTGTGGAACAGGCAATGGAAAGTGCATCGTTAAACATGCTTTTCTGATGAATCATCGACTCATCAGACCATTTGAACCTATTATATATTCAATGGAAGCAAAGAATTGAATATGAGAATAATTAAAAGAATGCCATCTGTGTATGCTGTTACATATATATGGAAAGAGTACACTCACCTATTTCCTTCCAACATCCTCTTACATTTCGATGTTTCCCCGAGTGCAGAACCATATCCACGCCGTCCTCACCCAATTCATGTATCTAAGAACATCAGTGGATTATGGCTATTAGTGTGGTGCTCTACCATCAATAAGAAATTAGAATTAGAAGTAATGAACATGGGAATCTGGTGTCTAGATGCTGGGTATTGGAGGTGGCAAACATGATATTCTGGGGGCCACAGTCATGCTAACCTGGTGTATTTCTCTACCACGAGCCCCCAGGATGTGTTATCAATGAGAACATAACTTCTAGCAAATCCTCTAAACCAAGTTGCATTCTCCGTaccatgatttattgaaaatctcaAACAATACAATAAGAGATATTAACGATGAGTGATACATaaagtctaagttattatttCCTGAGGTCCATGTATCCATTGCGAAATTTATGATACTTAGATCATGCCATTTGTTGTTAACTTGGatattaaataagaaaaatagagaAGAGAGCTCATACGAACCATTTAACTAAGCAATGTATACATGTGTCACTTGTCTAAGTTGTCTTACAGAACAGCATGTTCATTTAAAATAAATACTAGAATTTCCACTGAAAGCATAAATACCAAGCGTATATTCaatgaaaaacaaattaaaatgacCGATAAACAAAAGAGTTTGACAAATGAAAAAGACAATCATCACAGTTGTCACTTTTTATATATGTACGGGTTAATATTATTGATGATGTGGCACTCTTTGTAGGATATATACGAGCACAGCTCAATCTTAGCCGAGCAAATATTTAAGAAGAGCGAATCGTATCTAGTAGGTAAGAAATGTTCTTAataattttcattaaaaaaatcttGGAACTACAGTTTCTTCTGCTCTAGTCCATCGTCTTCCATAAGGGCATACttgtaaaaaaatacttaaacatacccCTTCTTTCCAtgccttaataattgtgcaaactacaaatggCTCAACTAATTTGGGATGAAGGGAGTATTCATCACCATATGTAATGGTGAAAACGCATGAATATGTGAGGTACATGTTCCACTTTTGTTGTATGTGTCACCCCATGTGCTAGTAAGAAAATATGTGTTCGACGTGCATCACCATGGGAGCAAAACAAGGGTACACAGAACCCTGAAAGAATTTTTACTCTAATAAATTATGACAAGACAAAACACTGCCTAGCAAAGTACAAATTTTAGTAGATATTAATTCTATTTATACCATAAATATACCTTTATATACTTATGAACGGCATCTCTGAGTATCTGATCTTCTTCCTTTGTGAACCTCTTACCTCGAACCAGCTCCATTCCTGGGTTTTCCTCCACATCATCTTGGTCCTCCCTCGTAAACAAAGTATGTGCTCTCTGACATACTGCGTTCACATGCCTATACGGTAAGGCAGCCCCTGAAAGTTTCAAATACCTTTTCAAATTACATAATTGCTGCGGAACAACGGAAAGTGCATCATTAATTCATACTGAATACAAACATGCTTTTCTTGTCACAAAAAACTCAGAAAATGGAATCATCCACTCATCACATCATTTGAACCTATTATATATTCAATGGAAGCAAAGAATGCAATATGAGAATAATTAAAAGAATGCCATCTGTGTATGCTGTTACATATATATGGAAAGAGTACACTCACCTATTTCCTTCCAACATCCTCTTATATTTGGATGTTTCTCGGAGTGCAGAATCATATCCAAGCCGTCCTCACCCAATTCATGTATCTAAGAACATCAACGGAATATGACTATTAATGTGGTGCTCTACCATCAATAAAAAATTAGGATTAGAAGTAATGAACATGGGAATCTGGTGTCTAGATGCTGGATATTGGAGGTGGCAAACATTATATTCTGGGGGCCACAGTCATGCTTCCCTGGTGTGTTTCTCTACCAGGGACCCCTAAAACATGTTACCAAATGAAAAAATTACTTCTAGCAAATCCACTAAACTAAGTTGCATCCTACATACCACAATGAAAATCTATAGAATAGAAGATATTTATAATAGGTGATACATAAACCCTAAGATATTTCCTAAGGTCCATGAATCCTTTGCCAAATTTATGATACTTAAGAGCACGCCATTTGTTACTAACTGGAATATTAACTAAGAAAATCAGAGAAGAAAACTCCTATAAACCATTTAACCAAGCAATGTAATACATGTGTCATTTGTCTTATAAAACAGCATGCTCATTTAAAATAAATACTAGAATATTCACTGATAGCATGATAACCAAGCGTATTCAATGAAAAACAAATTGAAACAATATTGTGATCAAAATAGTCGGTCAGAGAAAATAAACATGGCATTTCAGGCATGAAGGTATGCTTACGACAAAAACCAATTCCTCTAAAGTAGTTTAATGTTCATAACCGTATGTGATTGTGAAAGTGCATGAATATGGGATGTATGTGTTCGTCACAACGAGTACTGGTAAGGCAATGTGTCTCGACGTGCATTATGACAGGCACACAGAACATTGAATGAGTTTCTACTCTAGTAAATTATGGCAAGACCACACACTGCCTAGCAAAGTACAAATTTTAGTAGATATTAATTCTATTTATACCATAAACATACCTCCATATACCTGTGAACAGCATCTTTGATTATTTGATCTTCTTCCCTCGTAAACCGCTTACATTGAACCAACTCAGTTCCTGCGTCTTCCTCCTGATCATCTTGGTCATCAGCTGCAGGGAAGACTTCTACATGATTAGAAAATTTTACTCTTTTGGATGATTTTTTGGTACccgagttcctcaaatgctcattTGTGCTTCCGAGATTGTTTTGTGTTTCAACATCTCCAATATTTGCATCCGATTTGgtccctttctttttcttcttcttcttcttcNNNNNNNNNNCTAAATCTACATCTAGCCCTTCCTCTTCTCTGTTTCTCTTCTTAGAAGAACGAGAACCAGATTCAGCCTCACCGTCAGACTTCTCAATGCAGCTTTCTCCATAATCACCTCCATTTtcattctttcttttattttttttaccctTCCCCTTCTTCACATGCTCATTATTTTCCTCACCGCTCACATCAATGTGATCCTTCCCTTCAGAAGCCGCTTCATCAGTTGCAGATTCTACATCATTGCACTCCTTAACCCTTTCCTTGTGTTTCTTCTTTTTGCGTTTACCACNNNNNNNNNNTTCTTCTCTCCCACTATCAGACCCACCTTCTTTCTCCTCAGACCCCTTCTCACCTCCCACATCTGTGGGTACTTCTGAGGTACTTAAAGCCTCTATCTCCTTGTTTCTCTcgtgcttcttcttctttttcttctctgtagGTACTTCTGGGGTACTTAAAGACTCTTTTTCCTCACTTTTCCtgtgcttcttcttcttattcttctcctctGTAGGTACTTCTGAAGAGCTCAAAGCCTCTATTTCCTTGTTTCTcttgtgcttcttcttcttctcctctgtaGGTACTTCTGAGGCACTTAAAGCCTCTATGTCCTTGTTTCTTTTGTGCTTCTTCTTTTCGCTCTTTCGCAGTACATTCTCTTCATCCATCCCTACCACTTCCATTCCAAAAGTAATCAAGATTTAATAATCTACTCAAAATAGATAAACCTGCCagcaaaaaaaacaaagaaaaattctcaATGAAATTCAACactaattttggaaaaaaaaaactataaaatcTGCCATTTTCGGTGTCTTAGTAGTTCAGTGAAATCGCCCAAATTTAAAAACTTAATTTAGACCCACAATTTCTGTTCACTGGTTGAATCAAGAGCTAAAGATTAATCAAATATTCAGATTACTTAGATTGTTTACCCTAAATTCTATTTATCACTGCAAACatcaaataagaaaaagataaattaaGGGTTTactgaaaaaagaagaagaatattacGAACCTCAATGAAGACGATAACAGGTGAAATTGGGGATAAAAATTTATCTGATAGGATTGATAtgatttctatcttcttcttcaactacaaCTTTCAATTTCAGAATgttttatttagggtttatgttAAAGAAAATTGCGAAAACTGAAGAAGTGAAAAGAATAAGCGGATTTTATGAGGCTAGCCCTTAAATTTTTTGCTCTTGTAGAAACTGACACCTGTACAAACATTTTACCAGACAGGGCCTGGGTAACCCGAACCCCAGATCCATCTTAGTGTAGTGAATAAAAAACTGattactttattatttattttttggatcaGTAAAGAATTTGTTGTTGGCGTCCAGGTACAAAGTGGTGCCGCAAGGGCATGGTGATGGTGGTGAAAGCTTTCCACACAAAAACTGCTCATACCATGTATTACGGGGTTAGGCCAAGATTCTTCCAGGCCATTCAATTCAGTGATAGATTTTGGGTAAACAGGGAAATGCCCTTCTTCCATATAGTATGAAATTACATACATGCAAGTTCGGGGAGTAGGGTGCCTCAAGTACAAAACTATTTTTTCCTGATATTGGAACTaagagaaccaaaaaaaaaaaaaagaattatgattttgatcatAGTGAAATTTTattaggcatactgaataaagacaaaaaaggatgtgaaataacaaaatcagaaatccccttaaccaaatctttttttaatggcaaatctaccctttacgtattagtattagtaatctggattagtgattaaaatttttttttagtgattaagataattttcaaaattatagatgaaaaaatttggggagaaaaataatcaaagtttttattgagaaggagagaatgAGAAAGTGAAA encodes:
- the LOC113351077 gene encoding cyclin-D-binding Myb-like transcription factor 1, whose product is MDEENVLRKSEKKKHKRNKDIEALSASEVPTEEKKKKHKRNKEIEALSSSEVPTEEKNKKKKHRKSEEKESLSTPEVPTEKKKKKKHERNKEIEALSTSEVPTDVGGEKGSEEKEESATDEAASEGKDHIDVSGEENNEHVKKGKGKKNKRKNENGGDYGESCIEKSDGEKKKKKKKGTKSDANIGDVETQNNLGSTNEHLRNSGTKKSSKRVKFSNHVEVFPAADDQDDQEEDAGTELVQCKRFTREEDQIIKDAVHRYMEIHELGEDGLDMILHSEKHPNIRGCWKEIGAALPYRHVNAVCQRAHTLFTREDQDDVEENPGMELVRGKRFTKEEDQILRDAVHKYIKIHELGEDGVDMVLHSGKHRNVRGCWKEIGASIPYRPTEAVYQRAHTLFTRDESRKWTEDEKAFVLKYYEKHGPDWKTMAEVLGKNRYHVKDIWRRIYRTGLRKGKWTQEEYQSLFNLVNMDLRMHVCEEKKLKHGMIRDNIGWKAISKSLATRTDMDCCTKWYKQLSSSMVKEEKWADVDDYWLLDELLRLDACCVEDVDWDNLLEHRPGDITLKRWRQMVNHIGIHGLLSFAEQVEVLAKRYCPELLEVREALDSRPVVD